The Meriones unguiculatus strain TT.TT164.6M chromosome 9, Bangor_MerUng_6.1, whole genome shotgun sequence genome window below encodes:
- the Cmtm5 gene encoding CKLF-like MARVEL transmembrane domain-containing protein 5 isoform X1, which yields MFSAWDRRERPPEEGAAAELQGFGVDKTFLSSLKGILLETELALTFIIFICFTASISAYMAAALLEFFITLAFLFLYATQYYQRFDRLNWPCLDFLRCVSAIIIFLVVSFAAVTSREGAAIAAFVFGIILVSVFAYDAFKIYRTELMPRASEGDQQ from the exons ATGTTCAGTGCCTGGGATCGCCGGGAGCGGCCCCCAGAGGAAGGAGCAGCTGCAGAGCTCCAGGGCTTCGGAGTGGACAAGACTTTCCTGTCTTCCCTCAAAGGCATCCTGCTGGAAACTGAGCTG GCCCTGACCTTCATCATCTTCATTTGTTTCACGGCCTCCATCTCCGCCTACATGGCTGCAGCGCTGCTAGAGTTCTTCATCACACtggccttcctcttcctctatgcCACTCAATACTACCAGCGCTTCGATAGGCTTAACTGGCCTTGTCTG GACTTCCTCCGCTGTGTCAGCGCCATCATCATCTTCCTGGTGGTGTCCTTTGCTGCTGTGACCTCGAGGGAGGGAGCTGCCATTGCTGCTTTT gTATTTGGCATCATCCTGGTCTCTGTCTTTGCCTATGATGCGTTCAAGATCTACCGAACTGAGTTGATGCCCAGGGCCAGCGAGG GGGACCAGCAGTGA
- the LOC110542857 gene encoding myosin-6, with amino-acid sequence MTDAQMADFGAAAQYLRKSEKERLEAQTRPFDIRTECFVPDDKEEYVKAKILSREGGKVTAETENGKTVTFKEDQVLQQNPPKFDKIEDMAMLTFLHEPAVLYNLKERYAAWMIYTYSGLFCVTVNPYKWLPVYNAEVVAAYRGKKRSEAPPHIFSISDNAYQYMLTDRENQSILITGESGAGKTVNTKRVIQYFASIAAIGDRSKKDNPSANKGTLEDQIIQANPALEAFGNAKTVRNDNSSRFGKFIRIHFGATGKLASADIETYLLEKSRVIFQLKAERNYHIFYQILSNKKPELLDMLLLTNNPYDYAFISQGEVSVASIDDSEELLATDSAFDVLSFTGEEKAGVYKLTGAIMHYGNMKFKQKQREEQAEPDGTEDADKSAYLMGLNSADLLKGLCHPRVKVGNEYVTKGQSVQQVYYSIGALAKSVYEKMFNWMVTRINATLETKQPRQYFIGVLDIAGFEIFDFNSFEQLCINFTNEKLQQFFNHHMFVLEQEEYKKEGIEWEFIDFGMDLQACIDLIEKPMGIMSILEEECMFPKATDMTFKAKLYDNHLGKSNNFQKPRNVKGKQEAHFSLIHYAGTVDYNIMGWLEKNKDPLNETVVGLYQKSSLKLMATLFSTYASADTGDSGKGKGGKKKGSSFQTVSALHRENLNKLMTNLRTTHPHFVRCIIPNERKAPGVMDNPLVMHQLRCNGVLEGIRICRKGFPNRILYGDFRQRYRILNPAAIPEGQFIDSRKGAEKLLGSLDIDHNQYKFGHTKVFFKAGLLGLLEEMRDERLSRILTRIQAQARGQLMRIEFKKMVERRDALLVIQWNIRAFMGVKNWPWMKLYFKIKPLLKSAETEKEMANMKEEFGRVKETLEKSEARRKELEEKMVSLLQEKNDLQLQVQAEQDNLNDAEERCDQLIKNKIQLEAKVKEMTERLEDEEEMNAELTAKKRKLEDECSELKKDIDDLELTLAKVEKEKHATENKVKNLTEEMAGLDEIIAKLTKEKKALQEAHQQALDDLQAEEDKVNTLTKSKLKLEQQVDDLEGSLEQEKKVRMDLERAKRKLEGDLKLTQESIMDLENDKLQLEEKLKKKEFDITQQNSKIEDEQALALQLQKKLKENQARIEELEEELEAERTARAKVEKLRSDLTRELEEISERLEEAGGATSVQIEMNKKREAEFQKMRRDLEEATLQHEATAAALRKKHADSVAELGEQIDNLQRVKQKLEKEKSEFKLELDDVTSNMEQIIKAKANLEKVSRTLEDQANEYRMKLEEAQRSLNDFTTQRAKLQTENGELARQLEEKEALISQLTRGKLSYTQQMEDLKRQLEEEGKAKNALAHALQSARHDCDLLREQYEEEMEAKAELQRVLSKANSEVAQWRTKYETDAIQRTEELEEAKKKLAQRLQDAEEAVEAVNAKCSSLEKTKHRLQNEIEDLMVDVERSNAAAAALDKKQRNFDKILAEWKQKYEESQSELESSQKEARSLSTELFKLKNAYEESLEHLETFKRENKNLQEEISDLTEQLGEGGKNVHELEKVRKQLEVEKLELQSALEEAEASLEHEEGKILRAQLEFNQIKAEIERKLAEKDEEMEQAKRNHLRVVDSLQTSLDAETRSRNEALRVKKKMEGDLNEMEIQLSQANRVASEAQKHLKNAQAHLKDTQLQLDDAVRANDDLKENIAIVERRNTLLQAELEELRAVVEQTERSRKLAEQELIETSERVQLLHSQNTSLINQKKKMESDLTQLQTEVEEAVQECRNAEEKAKKAITDAAMMAEELKKEQDTSAHLERMKKNMEQTIKDLQHRLDEAEQIALKGGKKQLQKLEARVRELENELEAEQKRNAESVKGMRKSERRIKELTYQTEEDKKNLMRLQDLVDKLQLKVKAYKRQAEEAEEQANTNLSKFRKVQHELDEAEERADIAESQVNKLRAKSRDIGAKQKIHDEE; translated from the exons ACGGTGACCTTCAAAGAGGACCAGGTGTTACAGCAGAACCCGCCCAAGTTCGACAAGATCGAGGACATGGCCATGCTGACCTTCCTGCACGAGCCGGCCGTGCTGTACAATCTCAAGGAGCGCTACGCGGCCTGGATGATCTAC ACCTACTCGGGCCTCTTCTGCGTCACCGTCAACCCCTATAAGTGGCTGCCAGTGTACAATGCTGAAGTGGTGGCTGCCTACCGGGGCAAGAAGAGGAGCGAGGCCCCACCCCACATCTTCTCCATCTCTGACAATGCCTATCAGTACATGCTGACAG aCCGGGAGAACCAGTCCATCCTCATCAC TGGAGAATCCGGAGCGGGGAAGACTGTGAACACAAAGCGTGTCATTCAGTACTTCGCCAGCATCGCAGCCATAGGGGACCGGAGCAAGAAGGACAATCCCAGCGCAAACAAG GGCACCCTGGAGGACCAGATTATCCAGGCAAACCCTGCTCTGGAGGCCTTTGGCAATGCCAAGACTGTCCGGAATGACAACTCCTCCCGCTTC GGGAAATTCATCAGGATCCACTTTGGAGCCACTGGAAAGCTGGCTTCCGCAGACATAGAGACCT aCCTTCTGGAGAAGTCCCGGGTGATCTTCCAGCTAAAGGCTGAGAGGAACTACCATATCTTCTACCAGATCCTGTCCAACAAGAAGCCAGAGCTGCTGG ACATGCTGCTGCTTACCAACAACCCCTACGACTACGCCTTCATATCTCAAGGAGAGGTGTCTGTGGCCTCCATCGATGACTCCGAGGAGCTTTTGGCCACTGAT aGCGCCTTTGACGTGCTGAGCTTCACAGGAGAGGAGAAGGCGGGCGTCTACAAGCTGACAGGCGCCATCATGCACTACGGGAACATGAAGTTCAAacagaagcagagggaggagcaggcagAGCCAGACGGCACAGAAG ATGCTGACAAGTCCGCCTACCTCATGGGGCTGAACTCAGCCGACCTGCTCAAGGGCCTGTGCCACCCTCGGGTGAAAGTGGGCAACGAGTACGTCACCAAGGGGCAGAGTGTACAGCAGGTGTACTACTCCATCGGGGCACTGGCCAAGTCGGTGTACGAGAAGATGTTCAACTGGATGGTGACGCGCATCAACGCGACCCTGGAGACCAAGCAGCCGCGCCAGTACTTCATAGGCGTCCTGGACATCGCCGGCTTCGAGATCTTCGAT TTCAACAGTTTCGAGCAGCTGTGCATCAACTTCACCAACGAGAAGCTGCAGCAGTTCTTCAACCACCACATGTTCGTGCTGGAGCAGGAGGAGTACAAGAAGGAGGGCATCGAGTGGGAGTTCATCGACTTCGGGATGGACCTGCAGGCCTGCATCGACCTCATTGAGAAG CCCATGGGCATCATGTCCATCCTGGAGGAGGAGTGCATGTTCCCCAAGGCCACGGACATGACCTTCAAGGCCAAGCTGTATGACAACCACCTGGGCAAGTCCAACAACTTCCAGAAGCCTCGCAACGTCAAAGGGAAGCAGGAAGCCCACTTCTCTTTGATACACTATGCTGGCACCGTGGACTACAACATCATGGGCTGGCTGGAGAAGAACAAGGACCCCCTCAACGAGACGGTGGTGGGTTTGTACCAGAAGTCCTCCCTCAAGCTCATGGCCACACTTTTCTCCACCTATGCTTCCGCTGACACAG GTGACAGTGGTAAAggcaaaggagggaagaagaaagggtcaTCCTTCCAGACAGTGTCTGCTCTCCACCGG GAAAACCTGAATAAGCTAATGACTAACCTGAGGACCACCCACCCCCACTTTGTGCGCTGCATCATCCCCAATGAGCGAAAGGCTCCAG GGGTCATGGACAACCCCCTGGTCATGCACCAGCTGCGGTGCAACGGCGTGCTGGAGGGCATCCGCATTTGCAGGAAAGGCTTCCCCAACCGCATCCTTTACGGGGACTTCCGGCAGAG GTATCGCATCCTGAACCCAGCAGCCATCCCCGAGGGGCAATTCATTGATAGCAGGAAAGGGGCTGAGAAGCTGCTGGGCTCCCTGGACATTGACCACAACCAGTACAAGTTTGGCCACACCAAG GTGTTCTTCAAGGCGGGGCTGCTGGGGCTGCTGGAGGAGATGCGCGATGAGAGGCTCAGCCGCATCCTCACCCGAATCCAGGCTCAGGCCCGGGGTCAGCTCATGCGTATCGAGTTCAAGAAGATGGTGGAACGCAG GGACGCCCTGCTGGTTATCCAGTGGAACATCCGAGCCTTCATGGGGGTCAAGAATTGGCCGTGGATGAAGCTCTATTTCAAGATCAAGCCACTGCTGAAGAGCGCAGAGACCGAGAAGGAGATGGCCAACATGAAGGAGGAGTTTGGGCGAGTCAAAGAAACACTAGAGAAGTCTGAGGCTCGCCGCAAGGAGCTGGAGGAGAAGATGGTGTCCCTGCTTCAGGAGAAGAACGACCTGCAGCTCCAAGTGCAGGCG GAACAAGACAACCTCAATGACGCGGAGGAGCGCTGCGACCAGCTGATCAAGAACAAGATCCAGCTGGAGGCCAAGGTGAAGGAGATGACCGAGAGGCtggaggacgaggaggagatgAATGCTGAGCTCACTGCCAAGAAGCGCAAGCTGGAAGATGAGTGCTCGGAGCTCAAGAAGGACATCGATGACCTGGAGCTGACACTGGCCAAGGTGGAGAAGGAGAAGCATGCGACAGAGAACAAG GTTAAAAACCTGACAGAGGAGATGGCTGGGCTAGATGAGATCATTGCCAAACTGACCAAAGAGAAGAAAGCTCTGCAAGAGGCCCACCAGCAGGCCCTGGATGACCTTCAGGCCGAGGAAGACAAGGTCAACACACTGACCAAGTCTAAATTGAAGCTGGAGCAGCAGGTGGATGAC CTGGAGGGATCCCTGGAGCAGGAGAAGAAGGTGCGCATGGACCTGGAGCGAGCAAAGCGGAAGCTGGAGGGTGACCTGAAGCTGACCCAGGAGAGCATCATGGACCTGGAGAACGACAAGCTTCAGCTGGAAGAAAAGCTCAAGAA GAAAGAGTTCGACATTACTCAGCAGAACAGTAAAATTGAGGATGAGCAGGCCCTGGCTCTTCAGCTGCAgaagaaactgaaggaaaatCAG GCACGCATCGAGGAGCTGGAAGAGGAGCTGGAAGCCGAACGCACAGCCCGAGCCAAGGTGGAGAAGCTGCGCTCCGACCTGACCCGGGAGCTGGAGGAGATCAGTgagaggctggaggaggctggcggggccacatctgtgcagatCGAGATGAACAAGAAGCGCGAGGCCGAGTTCCAGAAGATGCGGCGGGACCTGGAGGAGGCCACTCTGCAGCACGAGGCCACGGCCGCGGCCCTGCGCAAGAAGCATGCTGACAGTGTGGCCGAGCTGGGCGAGCAGATAGACAACCTGCAGCGGGTGAAACAGAAACTGGAGAAGGAGAAGAGCGAGTTCAAGCTGGAGCTGGATGACGTCACCTCCAACATGGAGCAGATTATCAAGGCCAAG GCAAACCTGGAGAAAGTGTCCCGGACACTGGAGGACCAGGCCAATGAATACCGCATGAAGCTCGAAGAAGCCCAGCGCTCCCTCAATGACTTCACCACGCAGCGGGCCAAGCTGCAGACAGAGAACG GTGAGTTGGCTAGGCAACTGGAAGAAAAGGAGGCGCTGATTTCCCAGCTGACCCGAGGGAAGCTGTCCTATACCCAGCAGATGGAAGACCTCAAAAGACAGCTGGAGGAGGAGGGCAAG GCCAAGAATGCCCTGGCCCACGCACTGCAGTCAGCCCGGCATGATTGCGACCTGCTTCGGGAACAGTACgaggaggagatggaggccaAGGCCGAGCTACAGCGTGTCCTGTCCAAGGCCAACTCAGAGGTGGCCCAGTGGAGGACCAAGTATGAGACGGACGCCATCCAGAGGacggaggagctggaggaggccaA GAAGAAGCTGGCCCAGAGGCTTCAGGACGCAGAGGAGGCGGTGGAGGCCGTCAACGCCAAGTGCTCCTCCCTGGAGAAGACCAAGCACAGGCTGCAGAACGAGATCGAGGACCTGATGGTGGACGTGGAGCGCTCCAATGCCGCCGCGGCCGCCCTGGACAAGAAGCAGAGGAACTTTGACAAG ATCCTGGCTGAGTGGAAGCAGAAGTATGAGGAGTCACAGTCGGAGCTGGAGTCCTCGCAGAAGGAGGCGCGCTCGCTGAGCACGGAGCTCTTCAAGCTCAAGAACGCCTATGAGGAGTCCCTGGAGCACCTGGAGACCTTCAAGCGGGAGAACAAGAACCTCCAGG AGGAGATCTCAGACCTGACTGAGCAGCtgggagaagggggaaaaaatgtgCACGAGCTGGAAAAGGTCCGCAAGCAGCTGGAGGTGGAGAAGCTTGAGCTGCAGTCGGCCCTGGAGGAGGCTGAG GCCTCCCTGGAGCACGAGGAGGGCAAGATCCTCCGAGCCCAGCTGGAGTTCAACCAGATCAAGGCCGAGATCGAACGGAAGCTGGCAGAGAAGGATGAGGAGATGGAGCAGGCCAAGCGCAACCACCTGCGGGTGGTGGACTCCCTGCAGACCTCCCTGGATGCGGAGACGCGCAGCCGCAACGAGGCCCTGCGGgtgaagaagaagatggagggtgaCCTCAACGAGATGGAGATCCAGCTCAGTCAGGCCAACAGAGTAGCCTCGGAGGCCCAGAAGCACCTGAAGAACGCCCAAGCCCACTTGAAG gacacccagctccagctGGATGACGCCGTCCGGGCCAATGACGACCTGAAGGAGAACATCGCCATCGTGGAGAGGCGCAACACCCTGCTGCAGGCGGAGCTGGAGGAGCTGCGGGCGGTGGTGGAGCAGACGGAGCGGTCCCGGAAGCTGGCGGAGCAGGAGCTGATTGAGACCAGCGAGCGGGTGCAGCTGCTGCACTCGCAG AACACCAGCCTCATcaaccagaagaagaagatggagtCAGACTTGACCCAGCTCCAGACTGAGGTGGAGGAGGCGGTGCAGGAGTGTAGGAACGCAGAGGAGAAGGCCAAGAAGGCCATCACGGAC GCCGCCATGATGGCCGAGGAGCTGAAGAAGGAGCAGGACACCAGCGCCCACCTGGAGCGCATGAAGAAGAACATGGAGCAGACCATCAAGGACTTGCAGCACCGGCTGGACGAGGCTGAGCAGATCGCCCTCAAGGGCGGCAAGAAGCAGCTGCAGAAGCTGGAGGCCCGGGTGCGGGAGCTGGAGAATGAGCTGGAGGCTGAGCAGAAGCGCAATGCCGAGTCCGTGAAGGGCATGAGGAAGAGCGAGAGGCGCATCAAGGAGCTCACCTACCAG acagaggaagacaagaagaACCTGATGCGGCTGCAGGACCTGGTGGACAAGCTGCAGCTGAAGGTGAAGGCCTACAAGCGGCAGGCCGAGGAGGCG GAGGAGCAGGCCAACACCAACCTGTCCAAGTTCCGCAAGGTGCAGCATGAGCTGGATGAGGCAGAGGAGAGGGCGGACATCGCTGAGTCCCAGGTCAACAAGCTGCGGGCCAAGAGCCGGGACATTGGTGCCAAG CAAAAAATCCACGATGAGGAATGA
- the Cmtm5 gene encoding CKLF-like MARVEL transmembrane domain-containing protein 5 isoform X2, translated as MFSAWDRRERPPEEGAAAELQGFGVDKTFLSSLKGILLETELDFLRCVSAIIIFLVVSFAAVTSREGAAIAAFVFGIILVSVFAYDAFKIYRTELMPRASEGDQQ; from the exons ATGTTCAGTGCCTGGGATCGCCGGGAGCGGCCCCCAGAGGAAGGAGCAGCTGCAGAGCTCCAGGGCTTCGGAGTGGACAAGACTTTCCTGTCTTCCCTCAAAGGCATCCTGCTGGAAACTGAGCTG GACTTCCTCCGCTGTGTCAGCGCCATCATCATCTTCCTGGTGGTGTCCTTTGCTGCTGTGACCTCGAGGGAGGGAGCTGCCATTGCTGCTTTT gTATTTGGCATCATCCTGGTCTCTGTCTTTGCCTATGATGCGTTCAAGATCTACCGAACTGAGTTGATGCCCAGGGCCAGCGAGG GGGACCAGCAGTGA
- the Cmtm5 gene encoding CKLF-like MARVEL transmembrane domain-containing protein 5 isoform X3 yields MFSAWDRRERPPEEGAAAELQGFGVDKTFLSSLKGILLETELVFGIILVSVFAYDAFKIYRTELMPRASEGDQQ; encoded by the exons ATGTTCAGTGCCTGGGATCGCCGGGAGCGGCCCCCAGAGGAAGGAGCAGCTGCAGAGCTCCAGGGCTTCGGAGTGGACAAGACTTTCCTGTCTTCCCTCAAAGGCATCCTGCTGGAAACTGAGCTG gTATTTGGCATCATCCTGGTCTCTGTCTTTGCCTATGATGCGTTCAAGATCTACCGAACTGAGTTGATGCCCAGGGCCAGCGAGG GGGACCAGCAGTGA